One window of the Rhodococcus sovatensis genome contains the following:
- a CDS encoding GMC oxidoreductase yields MKRRQLLQLAAAGLVGLSAPPIVAAGRAGAIPIGVGSIRSLVPELFADPPRPPDHSSVIVIGSGFGASAAALRLAQAGSQVTILERGLRWPRDPWREIFTADMTADGRGLWHQDSFTNITGMPVGPVDRFGGVLDTTRFENLSVWRAAAVGGGSIVYTGVTIAPEKRFFDLSFGGRLDYAEMASSWYPRARSMLLPSTMPADIYDSPNFAHSRTWDDHARRAGFQPEAVDGTWNWNVVRDEIAGRSRPSAIVGASTFGNSNGAKYDLTQNYIPQAEGTGRATVCHSHEVASIGSESGGRYRVEVRRLDPEGNVLETRTLTCDKLVLGAGSIGTTELLLRAQATGALGNLNEFVGRGWGTNGDASMTRSLGPAAGVPQAAPCASRIVDESSIPLTVENWYVPGVPWDLGFLGSLGMTIDPLRADFRYDAASDGMTLSWPRGGSRDTVEALRAVQNRMAEAGGTVVSAEPFTRDVDDTFTAHPLGGAVLGDVTDSYGRVKGHDGLYVMDGALIPGSTGAVNPSLTITALAERNVARVIADGR; encoded by the coding sequence GTGAAACGCAGGCAACTGCTTCAGCTGGCAGCCGCAGGACTGGTCGGATTGTCGGCACCGCCCATCGTCGCGGCCGGACGTGCAGGCGCGATACCGATCGGTGTCGGTTCGATCCGCTCACTCGTCCCCGAGCTGTTCGCCGATCCTCCGCGCCCGCCCGATCATTCATCCGTCATCGTGATCGGCTCGGGCTTCGGTGCCAGCGCAGCTGCTCTGCGACTCGCCCAGGCCGGTAGCCAGGTCACCATCCTCGAACGCGGCCTCCGGTGGCCGCGTGATCCGTGGCGTGAGATCTTCACGGCCGACATGACCGCGGACGGGCGCGGCCTATGGCATCAGGACTCGTTCACCAACATCACCGGCATGCCCGTCGGGCCGGTCGACCGTTTCGGTGGCGTACTCGACACGACCCGGTTCGAAAACCTCTCGGTGTGGCGCGCAGCAGCGGTCGGTGGTGGATCGATCGTCTACACCGGCGTCACCATCGCACCCGAAAAGCGGTTCTTCGACCTGTCCTTCGGCGGTCGGCTCGACTACGCCGAGATGGCGTCGTCCTGGTACCCCAGGGCGCGGTCGATGCTGCTGCCGTCGACGATGCCCGCCGATATCTACGACAGCCCGAACTTCGCGCATTCACGAACCTGGGACGACCATGCCCGACGCGCCGGTTTCCAACCGGAAGCGGTCGACGGAACTTGGAACTGGAACGTCGTACGCGACGAGATCGCCGGGCGCTCCAGGCCGTCGGCGATCGTCGGGGCGAGCACGTTCGGAAATTCGAACGGCGCCAAGTACGACCTGACGCAGAACTACATTCCACAAGCCGAGGGCACCGGCCGTGCAACTGTGTGCCACAGCCACGAGGTGGCCTCGATCGGCTCGGAATCCGGCGGTCGGTACCGCGTCGAGGTCCGGCGGCTCGATCCCGAAGGCAACGTCCTCGAGACGAGGACGCTGACGTGCGACAAGCTCGTCCTCGGTGCCGGGTCGATCGGCACCACGGAGCTTCTGCTGCGTGCGCAGGCAACCGGCGCGCTGGGGAATCTGAACGAATTCGTCGGCCGCGGTTGGGGAACCAACGGCGATGCGTCCATGACGCGCTCGCTCGGTCCTGCCGCGGGCGTTCCGCAGGCAGCGCCGTGCGCCTCGCGCATCGTCGACGAATCGAGCATTCCACTCACCGTCGAGAACTGGTACGTCCCCGGTGTGCCATGGGATCTCGGATTCCTCGGCTCGCTCGGCATGACCATCGACCCGTTACGCGCGGACTTCCGATACGACGCCGCGAGCGACGGAATGACGCTGTCCTGGCCTCGGGGCGGCAGTCGTGACACCGTGGAAGCGCTGCGCGCAGTGCAGAACCGAATGGCGGAGGCTGGGGGCACCGTCGTGTCTGCTGAACCGTTCACCCGTGACGTCGACGATACTTTCACCGCGCATCCACTCGGCGGCGCTGTACTCGGCGATGTCACCGACTCCTACGGCCGGGTCAAGGGTCACGACGGTCTGTACGTCATGGACGGCGCATTGATCCCTGGGAGTACGGGCGCGGTCAACCCGTCGCTGACCATCACGGCACTCGCGGAGCGCAACGTGGCTCGGGTGATCGCCGACGGGCGCTGA
- a CDS encoding endonuclease/exonuclease/phosphatase family protein, translating to MIIVLGAAFVTAALLAVVAHLVDSKRQVVLVAGALARVPMLGSIPGAILLTFGLGWTGAVIGGGVILAAAWTQAPLRIRRFRRRPASGTPFTVLHANILLGQADTEAIIALLDKHEPDVLTVVELTPQAHQRLLAAGLLDRLPESFVSPAAGGNGTGIYSRHPLSDLERHDGYVTELLSARVHVPGGASPLVFAAHPVPPWPRRPEAWVRELAAIGQMLSKIPDDDGPVVVAGDFNATYDHKRYRDLCTDGFRDAAMEVGAGHLATYHADWKLAFPLATLRLPPLIAIDHVLVRGASVTEVGVVDLPGSDHRGIRCSLVL from the coding sequence ATGATCATCGTTCTCGGCGCCGCTTTTGTGACGGCAGCACTATTGGCCGTGGTGGCGCACCTGGTGGATTCGAAACGTCAGGTCGTGCTCGTCGCCGGTGCACTCGCCCGTGTGCCGATGCTCGGTTCGATTCCGGGAGCAATTTTGTTGACCTTCGGCCTGGGGTGGACAGGAGCCGTGATCGGGGGTGGAGTGATTCTCGCGGCAGCCTGGACCCAGGCGCCGCTGAGGATTCGCCGGTTCCGGCGTCGACCGGCTTCGGGGACGCCGTTCACCGTCCTGCACGCGAACATCCTGCTCGGTCAGGCCGACACCGAGGCAATCATTGCTCTGCTGGACAAGCACGAACCCGATGTTCTGACGGTCGTCGAGCTGACCCCGCAGGCGCATCAGCGCCTTCTCGCCGCGGGTCTCCTCGACCGGTTGCCGGAGTCGTTCGTCAGTCCGGCGGCTGGAGGCAACGGCACGGGGATCTATTCGCGTCACCCGTTGTCGGATCTCGAGCGCCACGACGGCTATGTGACGGAACTGCTGTCAGCACGCGTCCACGTTCCCGGCGGGGCGTCACCTCTCGTGTTCGCGGCTCATCCCGTTCCGCCGTGGCCCCGCCGCCCCGAGGCGTGGGTGCGGGAGCTGGCCGCGATCGGGCAGATGCTCTCCAAGATCCCGGACGACGACGGCCCGGTCGTCGTTGCCGGCGATTTCAACGCCACCTACGACCACAAGCGATACCGCGACCTGTGTACCGACGGGTTTCGCGATGCCGCCATGGAGGTCGGGGCGGGGCATCTCGCGACCTATCACGCGGATTGGAAGCTCGCGTTCCCGCTGGCTACGCTCAGGCTCCCGCCGTTGATCGCGATCGACCACGTTCTCGTGCGCGGTGCGTCGGTGACCGAGGTGGGCGTAGTGGATCTGCCCGGATCCGATCATCGGGGCATCCGCTGCTCGCTCGTCCTCTAG
- a CDS encoding IS4 family transposase has translation MPRSGWVKPASDRRLSDLVSVGLLTRVFPPDVVDAVIAECGRTEQRSRTLTARVTTYFAIGMALNADGSYEEVFEQLTDGLSWSSGWSRSWAPPTKSAIFQARSRLGSEPVQALFQRIARPVADAATPGSWLAGRRMVAIDGTCLDLADTPANVEHFGRPPSSRGEQSAYPQARLVAVAECGTHALFDAAVGGCTTSERELAGELVDRLEPGMLLLADRGFYGFEMWTRAAASGADLLWRVKSTLSPKHVETLDDGSWLATIIPTSGARRQHRTPLTVRVIDYSLDDGRGNPEQYRLLTTILDHTVAPAEELALAYAQRWEIENTFDELKTHQRGARAVLRSKSPPLVLQEIWGHLCCHYAIRTLMVDAARAGGHDPDRTSFVAALRITRRSLSHSSFSPSQP, from the coding sequence GTGCCTCGTAGCGGATGGGTGAAACCGGCCTCGGATCGTCGGTTGTCGGATCTGGTGTCGGTGGGGTTGTTGACCAGGGTGTTCCCACCGGATGTGGTGGATGCGGTGATTGCGGAATGCGGCCGGACAGAGCAGCGCAGTCGGACTTTGACTGCGCGGGTGACAACGTATTTCGCGATCGGTATGGCGCTGAATGCCGATGGGTCCTACGAGGAGGTGTTCGAGCAACTCACCGATGGGTTGTCCTGGTCCTCGGGATGGTCTCGATCTTGGGCGCCACCAACGAAATCAGCTATCTTTCAGGCTCGTTCACGCTTGGGTTCGGAGCCGGTTCAAGCGCTGTTCCAGAGGATAGCTCGCCCGGTGGCGGACGCTGCCACACCCGGTTCATGGCTTGCAGGGCGTCGGATGGTGGCCATCGACGGCACCTGCCTGGACCTGGCCGACACGCCCGCCAACGTCGAGCATTTCGGTAGACCGCCGTCCAGTCGCGGGGAACAGTCCGCGTACCCGCAGGCACGGTTGGTCGCGGTCGCCGAATGCGGCACCCACGCCCTCTTCGACGCCGCCGTCGGCGGGTGCACGACCTCGGAACGAGAGTTGGCAGGTGAACTCGTCGACCGACTCGAGCCCGGCATGCTGCTGCTCGCCGACCGCGGCTTCTATGGCTTCGAGATGTGGACCCGAGCCGCAGCGTCCGGAGCGGACCTGCTGTGGCGCGTCAAATCAACACTGTCGCCGAAGCATGTCGAGACCCTCGACGACGGATCCTGGCTGGCAACGATCATCCCCACCTCCGGCGCCCGACGTCAGCATCGAACACCGCTGACCGTCCGGGTGATCGACTACTCCCTCGACGACGGACGAGGCAACCCTGAGCAGTACCGGCTGCTGACCACGATCCTCGACCACACCGTGGCGCCGGCGGAAGAACTGGCTCTCGCCTACGCCCAACGCTGGGAAATCGAGAACACCTTCGACGAACTGAAAACCCATCAACGCGGAGCACGAGCAGTCCTACGGTCGAAATCCCCGCCATTGGTACTCCAAGAGATCTGGGGACACTTGTGCTGCCATTACGCCATCCGAACATTGATGGTCGACGCCGCGCGAGCAGGGGGACACGACCCCGACCGAACCTCGTTCGTTGCAGCTCTCCGGATCACGCGAAGATCGCTCTCGCACAGCTCTTTTTCCCCCTCACAACCATAA